TCGACTCGGGCGTCGTGAAGGTCTCCGCGAGGCGCATCCCCAGCCGCCGCGTCACCGCGATCGAGCGGGTGTTGCGGGCGTTCACCATCGCCACCACGCTCGGTACGCCCGCCGCCCGCACCCGCTCCAGCGTCTGCCGGGCCGCCGCCGTCACATAGCCCCGGCCCCAGTGCTCCCGGCCCAGCCGCCAGCCGATCTCGATCTCCCCGGCCGGACCCCACTCGCCCGGCCAGGGCTGGGCCCCCGTGAAGCCGATGACCCGGTCCTCCTCGTCCAGCATCGTCCACAGGCAGAAGCCCAGTTCGGCGTCGTGCTTGCGCTGACGGGCCGTCAGCTCCTCGTAGACCGACAGCTCGGCGGACCGGCCGCCGTGGAACTCCATCACGTCCGGGTGGTCGAAGACCCGGTGCCAGGCGACGGCGTCCTCGTCGGTGGGGACACGCAGCCGTACCACGGGGAGCGTTCTGTTCACGGAGCAGCCCTTCAGCCGGGTGATCGATTCTGCTGAATAGACTGCCCGTGTCCAGTGCCGGTCGGCACGCTGATTTCGAACTTGGGGAGATCCCGCCGTGACCGAGCCCCTCCTCTCCGACAACACCGCCGACGTCATCGTCGTGGGCGCGGGGCCCGCCGGCTCCACCACCGCCTACCACCTCGCCAAGGCCGGGCTCGACGTCCTGCTGCTGGAGAAGACCGAGTTCCCGCGCGAGAAGGTGTGCGGCGACGGGCTCACCCCGCGCGCGGTCAAACAGCTCGTCGCCATGGGCATCGACATCTCCGAAGAGGCCGGCTGGCTGCGCAACAAGGGCCTGCGCATCATCGGCGGCGGCGTCCGGCTCCAGCTGGACTGGCCGGATCTCGCCTCCTTCCCGGACTACGGGCTGGTCCGCAAGCGCGACGACTTCGACGAGCAGCTCGCCCGGCAGGCGCAGAAGGCGGGCGCGCGGCTCCACGAGCGCTGCAACGTCTCCGGCCCGATCGTCGACGACCGCACCGGCCGCATCACCGGTGTCACCGCCAAGCTGGGCGAGGAGAAGCGGGAGGTCTCCTTCCACGCGCCGCTCGTCGTCGCCGCCGACGGCAACTCCACCCGCCTCTCCCTGGCGATGGGCCTGCACCGCCGCGAGGACCGCCCGATGGGCGTCGCCGTCCGCACCTACTTCACCTCCCCGCGCCACGAGGACGACTACCTGGAGTCCTGGCTGGAGCTGTGGGACCGCCGCGGTCCCGGCGAGGACCGGCTGCTGCCCGGCTACGGCTGGATCTTCGGCATGGGCGACGGCACGTCCAACGTCGGCCTCGGCGTCCTGAACACCTCCGACTCCTTCAAGGAGCTGGACTGGCGCGAGGTGCTGAAGGCGTGGTGCGCGTCCATGCCCGAGGACTGGGGCTACACCCCCGAGAACATGACCGGCCCGATCCGCGGCGCCGCCCTGCCGATGGCCTTCAACCGCCAGCCGCACTACACCAAGGGCCTGTTGCTGGTCGGCGACGCCGGCGGCCTGGTCAACCCGTTCAACGGCGAAGGCATCGCCTACGCCATGGAGTCCGGGCAGCTCGCCGCCGACGTCATCGTGCAGGCGCACGCACGGACCACGCCCGCCCAGCGGGAGGCCGCCCTCCAGCGCTACCCGCGCGTCCTGAAGGACACCTACGGCGGCTACTACACCCTCGGCCGCGCCTTCGTGAAGCTCATCGGCAACCCGAAGGTCATGAAGATCGCCGCACAGCGCGGCCTCACCCACCCGATGCTGATGAAGTTCACCCTCAAGCTGCTCGCCAACCTCACCGACCCGACGGGCGGCGACGCGATGGACCGCATCATCAACGGACTGACGAAGGTGGCGCCGAAGGCCTGATCACCCCCGCGGCGGCCCGGCGCTCGCCGTGCGCCGGGCCGCCGCGGTCAGCGCGAGCCCGGCCGCGGCGAGGGCGGCGCTGATCCAGGCGGCGGCGCGCTGGTCGCCGGTCGCCGCGGTGGCCGCCCCGGCCAGCAGGGGCCCGGCGACGGCGCCCGTGTTGAGTGCGGCCGTGGCGAACGAGCCGCCCAGCGCGGGCGCGTCGGAGGCGACCCGCAGCACCCGGTTCACCACCGCCGTACCGACCCCGAAGGACAGCGCGCCCTGCACCGTCGCCAGCGCGAACAACGGCACGGCGGCGGTCCCGGCCAGGGCGAGCGCCGCCCATCCCGCAGGCAGTGCCGCCGCCGCGAGCACCAGGCCGCGCCGCGGCCGCCCGGCGCCGTCGACCCCGCCGCCCGTGCGGCCGGTGACGGCCACCCCGGCGAACGCGCCCACCCCGAACGCCGCGAGCAGCCCGGGCACCGCCGCCTCGGGCAGCCGCGCGGTGTCCGTGGCGACGACGGCCAGACAGGCGAAGGTCGCGAACGTCGCCCCGTTGACGACGGCCGCGAGCGCCAGCGCCGAACGCACCGGGCGGGCCCGCAGCACCCCGATCTCACGGCGGACGCGGACCCGCGCGCGGCCGGCCGGATCGGCGGGCGCCGAGCGGTGCACCAGCGCCAGCGCGGGCAGGCACAGCGCGGCCACCGCCCAGAACGCCGCGCGCCAGCCCGCCCGCTCCCCGAGCAGCGCGCCCGCGGGCACCCCGACGACGCACGCCAGCGTGATCCCGGACAGCAGGACGGCCATCGCCCGCGCCTGCTTCTCCGGGGTGACGAGCGAGGTCGCCACGGACAGGGCGACGGCGAGGAAACCGGCGTTGACGACCGCGGCGACGATCCGGGTGGCGAACAGCACCGCGAAGTCGTGGGTGACCGCGCCGGCCACGTGCACGACGACGAACGCCGCGAGGAACCCCGCCAGCGCCCGGCGGCGCGGCCACCGCGCGCTCCAGGCGGCCATCAGCGGGGCGCCGGCGACCATCCCGGCCGCGTACGCCGACGTCAGGCTCGCGGCGGCGGCCACCGGCACGGACAGATCACGGGCGATGCCGGGCACGAGCCCGGACAGCATGAACTCGGAAGTCCCCTGGGCGAAGACGGCGAGACCCAGGACATGGAGGAACACAGGCAAGGAGTCGACTCCGGCGTGAGATGCGGGCAGGGGCATCCGCGCGCTGGAGGGGGAAGAACCGACCGGGGCACGCGGAGCGCGTGTCCGGCCGCCGAAGGCGGGGGCGGCTCGGGGAGCCGTACGAGGATCAGCCTGCGGCCCGCCGCCGGGCGACCGGCGGCTCCGCTCTGTCGGACTCGGGGTTCGTCACGCGGGGCACGCTAGCGCCGGCCTCGCGGTCCAGCAACCGAATTGACGCCGTCATGGCGCGGGCCTGGCGGGCGCGGGCGGCCCGGCACGGTCCGGGGCCCCGGAGGCCGGCGGGCGGGGAGTGCAGGCGCGGCGAGGCCGCGGAACAGGAAGGCGGACGTCGGCGCGTCACCGCGCCGGGCCGGGCAGGCGGCGGACGCCGCGGGCGGCCCCACGGTGTGCGCGAGTGCCGTGCCCGGCTGCCGCCCCGGGGGTGCTCCGACGCCGTCCGACGCGCCGCGGGGAACGCGCGCAGGACGCCGTGTCCAGGTTCGGGTGCGCGGGTGGCGGCCGACGACGAAACCGTGACGATCCACGTGACCCCGCGCGGTGGGACGGGTCGGGCGATCACCGTGACCGGGGCCGGGGCGACGGCGCCCTGCGGCGATCCGCTCACCTCACGGGGACGCCGGCCGCCGGGGGGCCGTGTCCCCCGGGGCCGGGATACGCCGGAAGGGCCGCTGCCCCCGAGCGGCTGCGGCCCTTCCACGGTGTCGAGCGAGGGTCAGAGGACGCGCACCGCTCCCGACGCCGGGTAGCCGGAGAGGTCCTGGATGACGACGCCCTTGGAGGGGTTCGCGGCGTCCAGGTACTGGCCGCCCCCGATGTACACGCCCACGTGGTACGCGGAGCCCTTGCCGCCCCAGTACAGGATGTCGCCGGGCTGGATGCTGGACAGGGAGACCTCGGTGCCCATCATCGACTGGTCCTGCGACACGCGCGGCAGGTCCACACCGACCTCACGGAACGCGGCCTGGACGAGGCTGGAGCAGTCCCAGGCGTTGGGGCCGGTGGCGCCCATGACGTAGGCGTCGCCCAGCTGGGCCTTGAGGAAGGCGATGACCGTCGCGACGCTGCCGCCGGCGGGCGCGGAGACGGACGGGGCGGAGACGTCGGCGGAGGGCGCGGAGACGTCGGCGGACGCGGCGAGCGTGACCCGCTCGGCGTCGCGTGCGGCGCGCTCCGCGGCGGCCTTGCGCGCGGCCTCCTCGGCCTTCTTCTTGGCCTCGGCCTTCTTCTTCGCCACGGCGAGGTCGGCCTTGGCCTCCTTGGCGGCCTGGGCGGCGGCCGCGTCACGCTCGGCCTGCAGCTCGTAGTTCGCGGCGGCCAGCTCGGTGGCGTCCGCGGACTCGGCGACCTGGGCGGCCAGGTCGGCCGTCAGGGTGGGCAGTTCGAGCGTCTGGGTCACCGGTTCGGCGGCGTTCGCCGGACCCGACGCACCGGCGACTGCCACGGTGCTGAGGATGCCACCGGCAACTCCGGCCCGCATCGCGATCTTCGACGCGCTGCGGCGGGGCTTCCGGTGGCTGCGTATGTGAGCGGTGTGGGACATGGGAACAACCGGTATCAGGGCATCCTCCATACCTTCAAGAAACGTGGGCTGCGCCACAGTTGTTCAATCCGGCCCCCGAAACGCCGCCACCGGCCTCCTTATTGACGCCGTAACGGACATAGCGGACCCACCCCCTCAAGCCTGTGATCATGGGCTTTCGTCGTTACGCCCGAATTGCCCGCCGCCTACCACCGGTTGGGATGGTTGGCCAAGCCCGGTTCTCGGGGCCCTCTCGCGAATGTGGCGGAGGTCACGGAACGGTCGCGGCGGCGGGTGCGTCTGGCGCGCGTCCCGGCGGCCGGAGAGTTCGTGAACGCGCGCACACGTCCACACCGGCCCCCGAACCTCCTTCCGAGGTGTGAACGGCGGCCGTTATCAAGAGATCGACTTCGGCGCCAATTTGCATGCGCGAGAACTCTCTTGATATGGAGACGCCCCCTTCGACCTGCGGCGACGAGCGGAAATGTCACCAGTAGTGATCACTCAGACGCTTCGCGTACGAAGATCACCGCTCATACGACTTCATGATCCTTCGTCAGGTGGTGGAGATCACAAAGCTTGTGCAATACCCCGTGTCGCAGATCACAGAGCGGCAGGCATAAGATGCGAGGCAGTTGGGCTTGTGACCTGCTTCACATGTTCTCGATCTTCGCCGTCACCAACGGGGTTGAGGAGGCCGGTGGGGCGGGTGGGGCCCGATGCAAAACCGCCAGCAGTCAGTGCCGACTGAGAGGAGCGAGGAGCGGTGAACGCGTATGCGCCCATCCTCGTACTGGGAGCCCTCGGGGCAGGCTTTGCGATCTTCTCCGTGGTCATGGCCACGCTGATCGGTCCGAAGCGGTACAACCGCGCCAAGCTCGAAGCCTACGAGTGCGGTATCGAGCCGACCCCCACGCCGGCCGGCGGCGGGCGCTTCCCCATCAAGTACTACCTGACGGCGATGCTCTTCATCGTCTTCGACATCGAGATCGTCTTCCTCTACCCCTGGGCCGTCACCTTCGACGCCCTGGGGGTCTTCGGGCTCGTGGAGATGCTGCTCTTCGTGCTCACCGTCTTCGTCGCCTACGCCTACGTGTGGCGGCGCGGCGGCCTGGAATGGGACTGAGGGGCCTTACGTCATGGGACTCGAAGAAAAGCTGCCGAGCGGCTTCCTGCTGACCACCGTCGAGCAGGCCGCCGGGTGGGTGCGCAAGGCGTCGGTCTTCCCCGCCACCTTCGGCCTCGCCTGCTGTGCCATCGAGATGATGACCACCGGTGCCGGGCGCTACGACCTGGCGCGCTTCGGCATGGAGGTCTTCCGCGGCTCCCCGCGCCAGGCCGACCTCATGATCGTCGCCGGGCGGGTCAGCCAGAAGATGGCCCCGGTGCTGCGGCAGGTCTACGACCAGATGCCCAACCCCAAATGGGTGATCTCCATGGGCGTGTGCGCCTCCTCCGGCGGCATGTTCAACAACTACGCCATCGTCCAGGGCGTCGACCACATCGTCCCCGTCGACATCTACCTCCCCGGCTGCCCGCCGCGGCCCGAGATGCTGATGGACGCCATCCTCAAGCTCCACCAGAAGATCCAGGGCTCCAAGCTCGGCGTGAACGCCGAGGAGGCGGCCCGGGAGGCGGAGGAAGCGGCGCTCAAGGCCCTGCCGACGATCGAGATGAAGGGGCTGCTGCGGTGAGCGACGCCAACGGCACCCACGGTGCGCACGGGCCGGACCGGCCCAACCCCGAGCAGGACCTCAGCGCCTCCAACCTCCCCGGCCGGCGCGGCCAGGGCGGCGAGGAGATCCGCGTCCAGCGCGGCATGTTCGGCGCGAACAACGGCGGCGACACCTCCGGGTACGGCGGCCTGGTCCGCTCCGTCCGGCTCCCCGGACCGGCGAGCCGCCCCTACGGCGGATGGTTCGACGAGGTCGCCGACGAACTGGAGGGCGCCCTGGAGGAGCAGGGCCTGCTCCCGGAGAACGCCATCGAGAAGACGGTCGTCGACCGCGACGAGCTGACCTTCCACATCGAGCGCGAGCACCTGGTCCGCGTCGCCCGCACCCTGCGCGACGACCCGGCCCTGCGCTTCGAGCTGTGCACCGGCGTCAGCGGCGTCCACTACCCGAACGACAAGGGCCGCGAGCTGCACGCCGTCTACCACCTGCGCTCGATCACCCACAACCGGCTGATCCGCCTGGAGGTCAGCGCCCCGGACACCGACCCGCACGTGCCGTCCCTGGTCGACGTCTACCCGACCAACGACTGGCACGAGCGCGAGACGTACGACTTCTTCGGGATCGTCTTCGACGGTCACCCGGCCCTGACGCGGATCATGATGCCGGACGACTGGCAGGGCCACCCGCAGCGCAAGGACTACCCCCTCGGCGGCATCCCCGTCGAGTACAAGGGCGCCCAGATCCCGGCTCCGGACCAGCGGAGGTCGTACTCGTGAGCACTTCCCACGCCTCCCCCAGGGAGACCACCGAGGGCACCGTCTACACGGTCACCGGCGGCGACTGGGACGAGATCGTCCAGTCCGCGGCCAAGGCCGACGACGAGCGCATCGTCGTCAACATGGGCCCGCAGCACCCCTCCACCCACGGGGTGCTCCGCCTGATCCTGGAGATCGAGGGCGAGACGGTCACCGAGGCCCGCTGCGGCATCGGCTACCTCCACACCGGCATCGAGAAGAACCTCGAGTACCGGACCTGGACGCAGGGCACCACGTTCGTGACGCGCATGGACTACCTGACGTCCTTCTTCAACGAGACCGCCTACTGTCTCGCCGTCGAGAAGCTGCTCGGCATCGAGGACCAGATCACCGACCGCGCCACGATCATCCGGGTGCTCCTGATGGAGCTGAACCGGCTCTCCTCCCACCTGGTGTGCATCGCCACCGGCGGCATGGAACTCGGCGCCACCACCATCATGATCTACGGGTTCCGGGACCGCGAGATGATCCTGGACATCTACGAGCTGGTCACCGGCCTGCGGATGAACCACGCGTACATCCGCCCCGGCGGACTCGCCCAGGACCTGCCGCCCGGCGCGGTGGACCAGATCCGCGAGTTCGTGAAGAAGATGAAGAGGAACCTCCCGGAGTACGACAAGCTCGCCACCGGGAACCCCATCTTCAAGGCCCGCATGCAGGACATCGGCTACCTCGACCTGGCCGGCTGCATGGCCCTCGGCGCCACCGGCCCGATCCTGCGCTCCACCGGCCTGCCGCACGACCTGCGCAAGGCACAGCCCTACTGCGGCTACGAGACGTACGACTTCGACGTCCCGACCGCCGACAGCTGCGACGCCTACGGCCGCTTCCTGATCCGCCTCGAGGAGATGCGCCAGTCGCTGCGGATCATCGAGCAGTGCCTGGACCGGCTCCAGCCCGGCCCGGTCATGGTCGCCGACAAGAAGATCGCCTGGCCCGCCCAGCTCGCGCTCGGCCCGGACGGCCTGGGCAACTCCCTCGACCACATCAAGAAGATCATGGGCACCTCCATGGAGGCCCTGATCCACCACTTCAAGCTGGTCACCGAGGGCTTCCGGGTCCCGCCGGGACAGGCGTACGCGGCCGTCGAGTCGCCCAAGGGCGAACTGGGCGTGCACGCCGTCTCCGACGGCGGCACCCGCCCCTACCGGGTCCACTTCCGCGACCCGTCCTTCACCAACCTGCAGGCCATGGCGGCGATGTGCGAAGGCGGCCAGGTCGCCGACGTCATCGTCGCCGTCGCGTCCATCGACCCCGTGATGGGAGGCGTCGACCGGTGACCACCTCATCCTCGGAGCGGGCGGAGCGAGGCGTCAGCCTGGGCATGCCCGAGCTGCCCGCGCCCGACTACCCGGACGACGTTCGGGCCCGGCTCGAGCGGGACGCCCGCGAGGTCATCGCCCGCTACCCGGACTCCCGTTCCGCCCTGCTGCCGCTGCTGCACCTCGTGCAGTCGGAGGAGGGCCACGTCACCCGCACCGGCATGCGGTTCTGCGCGGAGACGCTCGGCCTGACCACCGCCGAGGTCACCGCGGTCGCCACCTTCTACACCATGTACCGGCGCAAGCCCTCCGGCGACTACCAGGTCGGCGTCTGCACCAACACGCTGTGCGCGGTGATGGGCGGCGACGCCATCTTCGAGGCGCTCCAGGAGCACCTGGGCGTCGGCAACGGCGAGACCACCGGCGACGGCAAGGTCACCCTGGAGCACATCGAGTGCAACGCGGCCTGCGACTACGCGCCGGTCGTGATGGTCAACTGGGAGTTCTTCGACAACCAGACCCCGGACAGCGCCCGGCGCCTGGTCGACGACCTCCGTGCGGGCACCCCCGTCTCGCCCACCCGCGGGGCGCCGCTGTGCACCTTCAAGGAGACCGCCCGGATCCTGGCGGGCTTCCCCGACGAGCGCGAGGGCGCCGTCGAGGCGAGCGGCAGCGCGGGCCCGGCGTCGCTGGTGGGTCTGCGCCTGGCCAGGGGAGAGACCGCACCCGCGCGCGTGGTCCACCCGCGCGAGGGCGGACCGCACGAGGAGCCGCAGGCCACGGACCACGAGCCGTCGCCCGCACAGCACCTCAGCTCGCACGACGCGCCGCAGGACACATCGGCATCCGACTCTGCCCACCCGGCAGGGCCCACCGCCGAGGAGGGGGAGTGATGACCTTGGCAGCCGAGCTGAAAGACTCCAGCCCCGAGAAGCTGCTCGCACCCGTGCTGTCGGCCTTCTGGGACGAGGACCGGTCCTGGTCCCTGGACGTCTACCGGAGGCACGAGGGGTACGAGGGGCTCCGCAAGGCGCTCGCCATGTCACCGGACGACGTGATCGCGTACGTCAAGGAGTCCGGTCTGCGCGGGCGCGGCGGCGCGGGGTTCCCGACCGGGATGAAATGGCAGTTCATCCCCCAGGGAGACGGCAAGCCGCACTACCTGGTGGTCAACGCCGACGAATCGGAGCCGGGGACCTGCAAGGACATCCCGCTCCTCTTCGCGAACCCGCACAGCCTCATCGAGGGCATCGTCATCGCCTGCTACGCCATCAGGTCGTCGCACGCCTTCATCTACCTGCGGGGCGAAGTCGTCCCCGTCCTGCGGCGGCTGCACGAGGCCGTGCGCGAGGCCTACGCGGCGGGCTACCTCGGCGAGAACATCCTGGGCAGCGGACTCGACCTGGAACTCACCGTGCACGCCGGCGCCGGCGCGTACATCTGCGGTGAGGAGACCGCGCTCCTGGACTCGCTCGAAGGCCGCCGTGGCCAGCCGCGGCTGCGTCCCCCCTTCCCCGCCGTCGCGGGCCTCTACGCGTGCCCCACTGTCGTGAACAACGTCGAGTCGATCGCGTCGGTTCCCGCCATCATGAAGAACGGCAAGGACTGGTTCAGGTCGATGGGCAGCGAGAAGTCCCCGGGCTTCACGCTCTACTCGCTCAGCGGCCACGTCGCCAGCCCCGGCCAGTACGAGGCCCCGCTCGGCATCACCCTGCGCCAGCTCCTCGACATGAGCGGCGGCATGCGGCCCGGGCACCGGCTGAAGTTCTGGACGCCGGGCGGCTCCTCCACGCCGATGTTCACCGAGGAGCACCTCGACGTCCCGCTCGACTACGAGGGCGTCGGCGCCGCCGGCTCCATGCTCGGCACCAAGGCCCTGCAGTGCTTCGACGAGACGACGTGCGTGGTGCGCGCCGTCACCCGCTGGACCGAGTTCTACGCCCACGAGTCCTGCGGCAAGTGCACCCCCTGCCGCGAGGGCACCTACTGGCTGGTGCAGCTGCTGCGGGACATCGAGGCCGGCAAGGGCGCGATGAGCGACCTCGACAAGCTGGCCGACATCGCCGACAACATCAACGGCAAGTCCTTCTGCGCCCTCGGCGACGGTGCCGCCTCGCCGATCTTCTCCTCGCTGAAGTACTTCCGCGAGGAGTACGAGCAGCACGTCACGGGCCGCGGCTGCCCCTTCGACCCGGCCAAGTCGACGGCCTGGGCCGATCACCGCACGGAGGTGAACGCATGACCGTGACCACCAGCGCTCCCTCCGGAGGAGGAGAGGCGGCGGTCCCCCCGGAGGACCTCGTGACGCTGACCATCGACGGCGTCGAGATCAGCGTGCCCAAGGGCACCCTGGTCATCCGCGCCGCCGAGCAGCTCGGCATCGAGATCCCGCGCTTCTGCGACCACCCCCTCCTCGACCCGGCCGGCGCCTGCCGCCAGTGCATCGTCGAGGTCGAGGGCCAGCGCAAGCCCATGGCGTCCTGCACGATCACGTGTACGGACGGAATGGTCGTGAAGACTCAACTGACCTCACCGGTCGCCGAGAAGGCCCAGCGCGGTGTGATGGAGCTGCTGCTCATCAACCACCCGCTGGACTGCCCCGTCTGCGACAAGGGCGGCGAGTGCCCGCTGCAGAACCAGGCGATGTCGCACGGCAACGCCGAGTCCCGCTTCGAGGGCAGGAAGCGCACCTACGAGAAGCCCGTGCCGATCTCCGCGCAGGTGCTGCTCGACCGCGAGCGGTGCGTGCTGTGCGCGCGCTGCACCCGGTTCTCCAACCAGGTCGCGGGCGACCCGATGATCGAGCTGATCGAGCGGGGCGCGCTCCAGCAGGTCGGCACCGGCGAGGGCGACCCGTTCGAGTCGTACTTCTCCGGCAACACCATCCAGATCTGCCCGGTCGGCGCGCTCACCTCGGCGGCGTACCGGTTCCGCTCCCGCCCCTTCGACCTGGTCTCCTCGCCGTCGGTGTGCGAGCACTGCTCGGGCGGCTGCGCCACCCGCACCGACCACCGGCGCGGCAAGGTCATGCGGCGGCTGGCCGCCTTCGACCCCGAGGTCAACGAGGAGTGGATCTGCGACAAGGGCCGCTTCGCGTTCCGGTACGCGCAGCAGCGGGACCGGCTGGAGACCCCGCTGGTCAGGAACGCCGAAGGAGTCCTGGAGCCCGCCTCCTGGCCACAGGCCCTGGAGGCCGCGGCGCGGGGACTGCTCGCCGCGCGCGGCCGGACCGGGGTCCTGACCGGCGGCCGGCTCACCGTCGAGGACGCCTACGCGTACAGCAAGTTCGCGCGCGTGGCGCTCGGCACCAACGACATCGACTTCCGCGCGCGCGTGCACAGCGCCGAGGAGGCCGACTTCCTCGCCGCGCGGATCGCCGGCCGCGGCCGCGACCTGGACGGCACCGGCGTCACCTACTCCGCCCTGGAGCAGGCCCCGGCGGTGCTGCTGGCCGGTTTCGAGTCCGAGGAGGAGGCGCCCGGCGTCTTCCTGCGGCTGCGCAAGGCCTGGCGCAAGCACGGGCAGCGGGTGTTCGCGCTGGCCACCCACGCCACCCGGGGCCTGACGAAGGCGGGCGGCACGCTGCTGCCGGCCGCGCCCGGCACCGAGACCGAGTGGCTGGACGCGCTCGCGAGCCAGGTCGGCCTGGAGGGCGACGGGGCCGCGGCCGCCGAGGCGCTGCGCGCCGACGGCGCGGTGATCGTCGTCGGCGAGCGGCTCGCCGCCGTCGCCGGGGGCCTCACCGCCGCCGTCCGGGCCGCCACGGCGACCGGCGCGCGGCTCGTGTGGATCCCGCGGCGGGCGGGGGAGCGCGGGGCCGTCGAGGCCGGTGCGCTGCCGTCGCTGCTGCCGGGCGGGCGCCCGGCCACCGACCCCCGCGCGCGGGAGGAGGTCGCCGCCGTCTGGGGGCTGGCCGAACTCCCGCACCGCTACGGCCGGGACACCGGCCAGATCATCGAGGCCGCCGCCGGCGGCGAGCTGCGGGCGCTGGTCGTCGCCGGGGTCGAGGTCGCGGACCTGCCGGACCCGGCACGCGCGCGTGAGGCGCTCGCCGAGGTCGGCTTCCTGGTCTCGCTCGAACTGCGGCCCAGCGAGGTCACCGCACACGCGGACGTCGTGCTGCCGGTCGCCGCGGTCGCCGAGAAGGCGGGCACCTTCCTCAACTGGGAGGGCCGGGTGCGCCTCTTCGAGGCCGCGCTCAAGCCCGACCAGATGACCCGGCGCCTCGCGCCCGCCGACGCGCGCGTGCTGCACATGCTCGCCGACGCCATGGACGTCCACCTGGGCCTGCCGGACCTGCGGACCGTGCGCGCGGAGCTGGACCGGCTCGGCGCCTGGGACGGCCCGCGCGCCACCGGGCCGCTGGAGACGGCGGCCCCGCTGCCCCGCCCCGCCGCCGGGGAGGCGGTGCTCGCCGGACACCGGCTGCTGCTCGACCAGGGCGTCCTCCAGGAGGGCGACGAGGCCCTGGCCGGCACCCGGCACGCCGCGCACGCGCGCCTGTCGGCCGCGACGGCCGCCGAGGCCGGCGTCAAGGAGGGCGACGCGCTCGCGGTGACCGGTCCCGCCGGAACCGTCGCACTGCCGCTGGAGATCACCGAGATGCCCGACCGCGTGGTGTGGCTGCCGCTGAACTCCACCGGTGGCGGCGTCGCCTCCGAGACCGGGGCGCTGCCCGGCTCCCTCGTCCGCATCGGCCCGGCCACGCTCACGGCCGAGGCCCCCAAGGAGGTGGAGGCATGAGCCCGTACCTCGCCGCTGAAGACCTCTCGATGTTCGGCCACGACCCGTGGTGGCTGGTCGTGATCAAGGCGGTGTTCTGCTTCGCCTTCCTGATGGTGACCGTGCTGTTCTCCATCGTCTGGGAGCGCAAGGTCGTCGCCTGGATGCAGCTGCGCATCGGCCCCAACCGGCACGGCCCGTGGGGCATGCTCCAGTCGCTCGCCGACGGCATCAAGCTGATGCTGAAGGAAGACGTCGTCGTCAAGCGCGCGGACAAGGTGGTCTACGTCCTCGCCCCGATCGTCGCGGCCATCCCGGCGTTCATGGCGATCGCGGTGATCCCCTTCGGCCCGGCCGGCAACGAGATCTCGATCTTCGGCCAGCGCACCACGATGCAGCTCACCGACCTGCCGATCGCGATGCTGTACATCCTCGCGGTCGCCTCGGTCGGCATCTACGGCATCGTGCTGGCGGGCTGGAGCTCC
Above is a genomic segment from Streptomyces glaucescens containing:
- a CDS encoding GNAT family N-acetyltransferase, which produces MNRTLPVVRLRVPTDEDAVAWHRVFDHPDVMEFHGGRSAELSVYEELTARQRKHDAELGFCLWTMLDEEDRVIGFTGAQPWPGEWGPAGEIEIGWRLGREHWGRGYVTAAARQTLERVRAAGVPSVVAMVNARNTRSIAVTRRLGMRLAETFTTPESKQQGHCYRLEL
- a CDS encoding geranylgeranyl reductase family protein — translated: MTEPLLSDNTADVIVVGAGPAGSTTAYHLAKAGLDVLLLEKTEFPREKVCGDGLTPRAVKQLVAMGIDISEEAGWLRNKGLRIIGGGVRLQLDWPDLASFPDYGLVRKRDDFDEQLARQAQKAGARLHERCNVSGPIVDDRTGRITGVTAKLGEEKREVSFHAPLVVAADGNSTRLSLAMGLHRREDRPMGVAVRTYFTSPRHEDDYLESWLELWDRRGPGEDRLLPGYGWIFGMGDGTSNVGLGVLNTSDSFKELDWREVLKAWCASMPEDWGYTPENMTGPIRGAALPMAFNRQPHYTKGLLLVGDAGGLVNPFNGEGIAYAMESGQLAADVIVQAHARTTPAQREAALQRYPRVLKDTYGGYYTLGRAFVKLIGNPKVMKIAAQRGLTHPMLMKFTLKLLANLTDPTGGDAMDRIINGLTKVAPKA
- a CDS encoding Cmx/CmrA family chloramphenicol efflux MFS transporter, with amino-acid sequence MPVFLHVLGLAVFAQGTSEFMLSGLVPGIARDLSVPVAAAASLTSAYAAGMVAGAPLMAAWSARWPRRRALAGFLAAFVVVHVAGAVTHDFAVLFATRIVAAVVNAGFLAVALSVATSLVTPEKQARAMAVLLSGITLACVVGVPAGALLGERAGWRAAFWAVAALCLPALALVHRSAPADPAGRARVRVRREIGVLRARPVRSALALAAVVNGATFATFACLAVVATDTARLPEAAVPGLLAAFGVGAFAGVAVTGRTGGGVDGAGRPRRGLVLAAAALPAGWAALALAGTAAVPLFALATVQGALSFGVGTAVVNRVLRVASDAPALGGSFATAALNTGAVAGPLLAGAATAATGDQRAAAWISAALAAAGLALTAAARRTASAGPPRG
- a CDS encoding C40 family peptidase; amino-acid sequence: MEDALIPVVPMSHTAHIRSHRKPRRSASKIAMRAGVAGGILSTVAVAGASGPANAAEPVTQTLELPTLTADLAAQVAESADATELAAANYELQAERDAAAAQAAKEAKADLAVAKKKAEAKKKAEEAARKAAAERAARDAERVTLAASADVSAPSADVSAPSVSAPAGGSVATVIAFLKAQLGDAYVMGATGPNAWDCSSLVQAAFREVGVDLPRVSQDQSMMGTEVSLSSIQPGDILYWGGKGSAYHVGVYIGGGQYLDAANPSKGVVIQDLSGYPASGAVRVL
- a CDS encoding NADH-quinone oxidoreductase subunit A, with the translated sequence MNAYAPILVLGALGAGFAIFSVVMATLIGPKRYNRAKLEAYECGIEPTPTPAGGGRFPIKYYLTAMLFIVFDIEIVFLYPWAVTFDALGVFGLVEMLLFVLTVFVAYAYVWRRGGLEWD
- a CDS encoding NuoB/complex I 20 kDa subunit family protein is translated as MGLEEKLPSGFLLTTVEQAAGWVRKASVFPATFGLACCAIEMMTTGAGRYDLARFGMEVFRGSPRQADLMIVAGRVSQKMAPVLRQVYDQMPNPKWVISMGVCASSGGMFNNYAIVQGVDHIVPVDIYLPGCPPRPEMLMDAILKLHQKIQGSKLGVNAEEAAREAEEAALKALPTIEMKGLLR
- a CDS encoding NADH-quinone oxidoreductase subunit C; this translates as MSDANGTHGAHGPDRPNPEQDLSASNLPGRRGQGGEEIRVQRGMFGANNGGDTSGYGGLVRSVRLPGPASRPYGGWFDEVADELEGALEEQGLLPENAIEKTVVDRDELTFHIEREHLVRVARTLRDDPALRFELCTGVSGVHYPNDKGRELHAVYHLRSITHNRLIRLEVSAPDTDPHVPSLVDVYPTNDWHERETYDFFGIVFDGHPALTRIMMPDDWQGHPQRKDYPLGGIPVEYKGAQIPAPDQRRSYS